The Euphorbia lathyris chromosome 3, ddEupLath1.1, whole genome shotgun sequence genome contains a region encoding:
- the LOC136222785 gene encoding galactoside 2-alpha-L-fucosyltransferase-like, whose product METFQLSKQKSGSGSGSDSDSNRFKTALVFCLLLLPASVLVLALYQNSNFDQIGVFRGNAQNASALRYDSRTNSCEPAISPDVKVLNRTSDSRIVEASDSGVVSSDNILLDRIFSPGLDEKSCLSRYESIQYRRHSPHKPSPYLLSKLRKYEDLHKNCGPNSESYNRSLSGIKSGTRNISASCKYVIWIPANGLGNRIISIASTFLYALLTNRVLLLDHGKDMDDLFCEPFPDTSWRLPNIFPVRNHWKNRYTQSFASIVKTSTVSPSHLYLNLDHSDYLLDKKLFYCGKSEPFLRNVPWIMILSDQYFAPYFFLSRTYKQEVTKMFPDKDCVFNLLSSYLFNPTNQVWGLITRFYDAYLSKADQRVGLQVRVFNPATTPFQTVLNQLLNCTLNENILPETGQRKPEAPQLKTKTSKAILVTSLYNEFYVNLSNMYWTGPTATGEVIGVYQPSHEGFQQFGGTNTHNMKAWAEMYLLSLTDVLVTSAWSTFGYVGQGLGGLKPWILFKTDNENVPNPPCTRDLSTEPCFHFPPTYDCDGEGKIDVGDVLPYLRHCVDLNWGVKLVRDD is encoded by the exons ATGGAAACCTTTCAGCTTAGCAAACAAAAGTCCGGTTCCGGTTCCGGttccgattccgattccaaCAGATTCAAAACAGCCTTGGTATTCTGCTTGCTACTCTTGCCTGCATCAGTCTTAGTTCTTGCACTCTATCAAAACTCGAATTTCGATCAAATCGGAGTCTTCCGTGGAAATGCTCAAAATGCTTCAGCTTTAAGATACG ATTCAAGAACCAATTCCTGTGAACCTGCAATCTCTCCTGATGTAAAAGTACTTAATCGAACATCCGATTCCAGGATCGTTGAAGCATCAGATTCCGGAGTTGTTTCTTCTGATAACATTTTACTTGACAGGATTTTTTCTCCAGGATTAGACGAAAAATCCTGCTTAAGCAGGTATGAATCTATCCAATACAGAAGACATTCACCACACAAGCCCTCTCCTTATCTCCTTTCGAAGCTCCGAAAATACGAAGACCTTCATAAAAATTGCGGTCCGAATTCAGAATCTTACAACAGAAGCTTATCAGGAATCAAATCCGGCACCAGGAACATTTCCGCCTCATGTAAATACGTAATCTGGATACCTGCAAATGGATTGGGGAATAGGATCATAAGCATTGCTTCAACATTCCTTTACGCTCTCCTCACGAACCGCGTATTACTCCTCGATCACGGAAAAGACATGGATGATCTATTCTGCGAGCCGTTTCCTGATACATCATGGAGATTGCCAAACATTTTTCCTGTCAGGAATCACTGGAAAAACAGGTATACACAAAGTTTTGCAAGCATAGTAAAAACTAGTACCGTTTCGCCGTCACATTTATATCTTAACCTTGATCATAGTGATTATTTACTTGACAAGAAGTTGTTTTACTGCGGTAAAAGTGAACCTTTTCTTCGAAATGTCCCGTGGATAATGATCCTGTCGGATCAATATTTCGCCCCGTATTTCTTCCTGAGCCGAACTTACAAGCAAGAGGTAACCAAAATGTTTCCTGACAAGGATTGTGTTTTCAATCTCTTGAGTTCATATCTTTTCAATCCGACGAATCAGGTGTGGGGTTTGATCACAAGATTCTACGACGCGTACCTGTCAAAGGCGGATCAACGAGTTGGCCTCCAAGTTAGAGTATTCAATCCTGCAACAACTCCATTTCAGACAGTACTAAATCAGTTACTGAATTGTACACTCAACGAAAATATCCTTCCCGAAACAGGACAACGAAAACCTGAAGCTCCCCAATTGAAAACCAAGACATCGAAAGCGATTCTTGTAACATCATTGTACAATGAGTTCTATGTGAACTTGAGCAACATGTATTGGACAGGACCGACCGCGACAGGCGAAGTTATCGGGGTTTATCAACCAAGTCACGAAGGGTTTCAACAATTCGGGGGGACTAATACGCATAACATGAAGGCGTGGGCGGAAATGTACCTCCTGAGCTTGACAGATGTGTTGGTGACGAGTGCTTGGTCGACTTTTGGGTATGTTGGTCAAGGTTTAGGAGGTTTAAAGCCGTGGATACTGTTCAAGACGGATAACGAGAACGTCCCGAATCCGCCTTGTACACGGGACTTGTCTACCGAACCTTGTTTTCATTTTCCTCCTACTTATGATTGTGATGGAGAAGGTAAGATTGATGTTGGTGATGTTCTTCCTTATTTGAGACATTGTGTGGATCTTAATTGGGGAGTGAAGTTGGTTCGTGATGATTAG
- the LOC136223375 gene encoding uncharacterized protein, giving the protein MSPGSKSKSKKEKASAKSAKGQQKTSKASGSSNTVSGNPASAYNPISGTFHTLEIPSAASSYDNGRFKNTDDTDEHSSSPHGTVSEYDSVSNNGSCSGESEDPKDKITNSNRQETVPGLDNDKREKIRLKNEKKHQRQRERRAQELHDRCIGYLMSRKLEALTQQLVAMGFSHERATLALVLNEGRLEASVNWLFEGNEEEARNKEARLGSTDNLKIDINEELAHISPMELRYKCSRQEVERAIVACEGDLIKAEEMLEAQKRESPATPPAPEETTDANNLRRMQEKPMLLAPISIQQKRNERDLNFVKTAFSVPMYSEPGNRNFQSANQAKPLADRRWPATGSSPTFSSPITSPMQVTPPSAKSEVRLGVSGNEGKNHHQLLREPVVMMQRPQSMNAKQNQVPSMGALPTVTAGWYSSNVHSAEKLMSNGNSFQNQSTMNIGLVNQRTDQIYQPVSYKESSFSSNGSVDPAYAGLGVSWTTMGRSPSLAVPYESHGLTTTTQPSLAAPSSLGLFTGWGSSSHVDWNTGELTPEFDYSSIDWTLDSNKPPRGLWMGLSSLLNNSSGSRMNSMSSPYLLGFRDGGAGVGKETSSGSGLHEWTSPFAGKDMFSLPRQFVTSPSP; this is encoded by the coding sequence ATGTCTCCAGGGTCAAAATCCAAGTCTAAGAAGGAGAAGGCCTCAGCAAAGAGTGCCAAGGGACAGCAGAAGACATCTAAGGCTTCTGGATCTTCCAATACTGTAAGTGGTAATCCAGCAAGTGCTTATAATCCTATCTCAGGGACATTTCATACCTTAGAGATACCATCAGCTGCCTCTTCCTATGACAATGGTCGTTTCAAAAATACAGATGACACCGATGAGCATTCCAGTAGCCCACATGGAACTGTATCTGAATATGATTCAGTTTCAAACAATGGGAGCTGCTCTGGTGAATCTGAAGATCCAAAAGATAAGATAACCAATTCGAACCGTCAGGAAACTGTGCCTGGTTTGGATAATGACAAGAGGGAGAAGATCCGTCTTAAAAATGAGAAGAAGCACCAGCGTCAAAGGGAGAGACGGGCTCAGGAGTTGCACGACCGCTGCATTGGGTATTTGATGTCGAGAAAATTAGAAGCTCTTACGCAGCAGCTTGTTGCGATGGGGTTCTCTCATGAGCGTGCAACCTTGGCCCTTGTGTTGAATGAAGGCAGGCTGGAGGCATCAGTAAACTGGCTTTTTGAGGGGAATGAAGAGGAAGCTCGGAACAAGGAAGCGAGACTTGGAAGTACTGATAATTTGAAAATTGATATTAATGAGGAGCTTGCTCATATCTCACCAATGGAGTTGCGGTACAAATGTTCGAGGCAGGAAGTTGAAAGAGCTATTGTTGCTTGTGAAGGTGATCTCATCAAGGCAGAAGAGATGTTGGAAGCACAAAAGCGAGAATCACCTGCTACTCCACCGGCACCTGAAGAGACTACTGATGCTAATAATCTGAGGAGAATGCAAGAAAAGCCAATGCTATTGGCTCCAATTTCAATACAACAGAAAAGGAATGAACGAGATTTGAATTTTGTTAAAACAGCATTCTCAGTTCCAATGTATTCAGAACCCGGGAATAGAAACTTCCAATCTGCCAATCAAGCCAAGCCACTGGCAGATAGGAGGTGGCCTGCTACAGGATCAAGCCCTACTTTTTCGTCACCTATTACATCACCTATGCAAGTCACACCTCCATCAGCGAAATCGGAGGTCAGGCTTGGTGTTTCTGGAAATGAAGGGAAAAATCATCACCAATTATTGAGAGAACCAGTAGTTATGATGCAGCGTCCCCAATCTATGAATGCCAAGCAAAATCAAGTCCCTAGCATGGGTGCCTTGCCTACCGTAACAGCTGGATGGTATTCAAGTAATGTACACAGTGCTGAAAAACTGATGTCAAATGGGAACTCGTTTCAAAACCAGAGCACCATGAACATTGGCTTGGTAAACCAGAGAACCGACCAAATTTACCAGCCGGTTTCATATAAAGAAAGTTCATTCTCATCCAATGGCTCCGTTGATCCTGCATATGCAGGGTTGGGGGTTTCATGGACTACAATGGGCAGATCTCCATCACTAGCAGTTCCATACGAATCCCATGGATTGACAACGACAACACAACCTTCACTTGCAGCACCATCCTCGCTCGGTTTATTCACCGGTTGGGGATCCTCATCTCACGTGGATTGGAATACAGGTGAATTGACACCGGAGTTCGACTACTCTAGCATAGATTGGACTTTGGATTCAAACAAGCCACCGAGAGGGTTGTGGATGGGGCTTTCTTCACTATTGAACAACAGTTCTGGGTCAAGGATGAACAGTATGAGCAGTCCGTATTTATTGGGTTTCCGGGATGGTGGGGCGGGTGTGGGTAAGGAAACGTCATCCGGTTCAGGTTTGCATGAGTGGACTTCTCCTTTTGCAGGGAAGGACATGTTTAGCTTGCCTAGGCAGTTTGTTACTTCTCCATCTCCTTAG
- the LOC136222786 gene encoding galactoside 2-alpha-L-fucosyltransferase-like: MRIFQDNRFTTGLVLCFIFLPVSITVSVLYRNSTFDLTRNAQNASAFTSSGLSNNFSGLVISPNGAQDSRIDPGLDSRNEDVHSRIDKTSGSENISNQRSCLSRYESILYRKTSPHKPSPYFLSKLRKYEHHHKRCAPNTRSYNQSIRRLKTRHKTSSATCKYVVWLPANGLGNRMISMASTFLYALLTNRVLLVDHGTDMSDLFCEPFPDTSWLLPRDFPLKNHLKARYAQSFGTIVKHGIINTSTSSSPSYLYANLDHSKYDLDKNLFYCEKTETLLQNVTWLMFLSDQYFAPYFFVTRFYGDEVTKMFPDKDSIFHQLSSYLFNPTNRVWNMITRFYDAYLAKADQRVGLQVRIFNPVKNPFQTVLDQLLNCTFIEKLLPEPGRRESNQSENKTSKAILVTSLQYEVYEKLSNMNWTRSEVVGVYQPSHEEFQQFGNNVHNMKAWSEIYLLSLTDVLVTSSRSTFGYVAQGLGGLKPWILMKTNGKNIRNPPCRRDLSVEPCFHFPPSFDCDARVKVSSGAVLPYLKNCLDFKKGVKLFSHHDERSETNPVELGAESLGGTLYHVDKKEDKCVTIVELGAESLATKYRELSDKNRSSEG; the protein is encoded by the exons ATGAGAATCTTTCAGGACAACAGATTCACAACAGGATTGGTTTTGTGTTTCATATTTCTGCCTGTCTCAATCACAGTTTCGGTTCTATATCGAAATTCGACGTTTGATCTAACCCGGAATGCTCAAAATGCTTCAGCTTTTACATCTTCAG GTTTAAGCAACAACTTCTCAGGACTTGTAATCTCTCCTAATGGAGCTCAGGATTCCAGGATTGATCCCGGACTGGATTCAAGAAACGAAGATGTACATTCCAGGATTGACAAAACATCAGGTTCAGAAAATATTTCCAATCAAAGATCCTGCTTAAGCAGGTATGAATCTATCCTATACAGAAAAACTTCACCTCATAAACCCTCTCCTTATTTCCTCTCGAAACTGCGAAAATACGAGCATCATCACAAACGTTGCGCCCCGAATACAAGATCATACAACCAAAGCATAAGAAGACTCAAAACCAGGCACAAAACCAGCTCCGCGACATGTAAATACGTAGTCTGGTTACCTGCGAACGGGTTAGGGAACAGAATGATAAGCATGGCTTCAACATTCCTCTACGCTCTCCTCACAAACCGGGTGCTTCTAGTCGATCACGGAACAGACATGTCTGATCTATTCTGTGAGCCATTTCCTGATACATCATGGTTATTGCCCCGCGATTTCCCCCTTAAGAATCACCTGAAAGCGCGGTATGCACAAAGTTTCGGAACAATTGTAAAACATGGCATCATAAACACATCAACCTCATCATCGCCATCGTATTTATACGCAAATCTCGATCATAGCAAGTATGATCTCGACAAGAATCTATTTTACTGCGAAAAAACCGAAACTTTGCTTCAAAATGTAACTTGGCTAATGTTCCTGTCTGATCAATACTTTGCGCCCTATTTCTTCGTGACCCGATTTTACGGGGACGAGGTAACCAAAATGTTTCCTGACAAAGATTCTATTTTTCACCAATTGAGTTCATATCTTTTCAATCCGACGAATCGGGTATGGAATATGATCACAAGATTCTATGATGCATACCTGGCAAAAGCAGATCAAAGAGTTGGTCTTCAGGTTAGAATCTTTAACCCTGTAAAAAACCCCTTTCAGACAGTACTAGATCAGTTACTAAATTGTACCTTCATCGAAAAACTCCTCCCGGAACCCGGGAGACGCGAATCCAACCAATCCGAAAACAAGACATCAAAGGCAATTCTAGTAACATCACTTCAATATGAGGTCTATGAGAAATTGAGTAATATGAATTGGACAAGAAGTGAAGTAGTTGGAGTGTATCAGCCAAGTCATGAGGAGTTCCAACAATTTGGGAACAATGTGCATAATATGAAGGCTTGGTCTGAAATCTATCTGCTAAGTTTGACAGATGTTTTGGTGACTAGTTCTAGGTCTACTTTTGGGTATGTTGCTCAAGGTTTAGGAGGTTTGAAGCCGTGGATTTTGATGAAGACGAATGGGAAGAATATCCGAAATCCGCCTTGTCGGAGAGACTTGTCTGTGGAGCCTTGCTTTCATTTTCCTCCAAGTTTTGATTGTGATGCAAGAGTGAAGGTTAGTTCTGGTGCTGTTCTTCCTTATTTGAAAAATTGTTTGGATTTTAAAAAAGGGGTGAAGTTGTTTAGTCACCATGATGAGC GTTCTGAGACCAACCCGGTTGAGCTAGGGGCTGAAAGTTTAGGAGGCACTTTGTACCATGTAGACAAAAAGGAGGATAAATGTGTTACCATTGTTGAGCTAGGGGCTGAAAGTTTAGCCACTAAGTACAGGGAGCTAAGTGACAAAAATAGAAGTTCGGAGGGCTAG